The genomic segment TTTCCGAATACGCCCAGAGCGACCAGTTCCGCGGTGCTCGTATCCACCTGTGCAACCTGGATGGCCTCGAGATCCGCGATTGCGAGGTGAACGGGCTGAAGATCGTCGACTGCTACGGCAGTGACGTCTACCTGGGTGGTGACTTCGAGCGCCTCGTCGTCAACGACGTCGACGTGACCGCCTATGTGGAGGCCGAGCTCGACCGCCGGCAACCCGCACGGGCGCTGGCGCGGGAGGCGGCGTCGCCCGAGGACTACCGGGCTGCTTGGGACGCCATCGAGGCGCAATGGGCGGCGACGCTCGACCGCGCCGGGCTCCTGCCCGAGGCCGCACTGCACGAGCAGGTCAACGGCGAGTGGTCGTTCGTCCAGACCCAGCGGCACCTGCTGATGGCCGGCGATGCCTGGCTCGGCAATGCCGTGCTCGAGGAGGACACGCCGTACCACCCGCTGGGCCTTCCTTACGGCGGGATGCCGCCCGATGTGGCGGCGAAGCTCGGGTTCACCCTCGAAGCCACCCCGACGCTCGACGAGGTACTCGCGCCGCGGCTCGCTCGCATGGCCACGATGCGGCGTGTCGTCGACGAGCTCACCGAGGCCGAGCTCGACCGGGTGTGTGGTCGCAAACCGGCCGACCCGTATCCCGATCAGGAGTACGTCGTGCGCCGCTGCCTCAAGGTGGTGCTGAAGGAAGAAGCCGAGCACCATCGTTACGCGGTGCGCGACCTCGCGGTGCTCGAGGCAGGGGTGCCTGAGCCGCGGTAGTCGCCGAGCGGTTCCCCCGGCCAAGTGCGGGTCTGGCCCCCGTAGGTCGCCGGTGCATCATGGGTGGGGCACCGGGGAGGCAGGATGGGCGAGCAGCCGGAGGCGTTGCTGCACCGCTACGAGGAGGCGCGTGCGAAGCACCTGGCGGCGCGGAAGGCCGAAGCCGAGACGCTGGATGCCCTGCGGGCGCTGAAGAAGCCCAGGGACGAGGAGGTGGAGGAGGCTCGCCGGCTCGCCGTCGCGGAGTGGGAGGGAGCGGTTCCGCGGCCGCGGAGGCCGTGGCTCGCGCGCCGTTGGCGCTGGTGGTGGACGCGTACCCGGTTGTACCGCTGGCAACAGGGCCGGGCCGGTCACTGCGCCGCCGCGTGCGCCGACGCGGTCGAGCAGTACCGCCTGGACTTCGAACACGCCCACGGGGCCGACTACGAGAAGGCCGTCGAGCGAGCCCGCGCGGTGCACAACCGTGCGGTCACCCGCCGCCGTGTCGCGGACTCGGCCGACCGCCAGGTGACCCAGGAGATCATCCGGCTTCTGCACCGCGAACACCGCTGGACCCCGCGCGAGATCAACGAGGCGCTGCCGAACCAGACCGAGCACGGGGTGAAGAAGGTGCTCGGCCTGCTGCCGCGACCCACCTCGCGCTCGCGCGACCCGCGCCACACGGCAGGCGGCGGCTGGGACGGGAGTTACGACGGGGGAGCGGCCAACTGCAGTGGCGGCGGCGGGAGCGGCGACTGACCGGGCCGGCTGAGGTTCCCGCTCGCAAGGCCGGTTGTGGCTCAGCTGTTGGGCGAGATGGCCGTTCCGGCTCCGCGGCGCCGGATGGGTACGGCGGTCGGCTTGCCGGCCGGTTCGGGTGCCGGTGAGCCTTCGAGGACCATGCCCGCGTCGGCGATTATGTCGAGGTCGGCCTGGCGGTCACCTTTGGCGGGTGGCCGTGGAGCTGGACGGGCGGCCCAGCGCGCTCTACTGGCATTTCGCCAGCAAGCAGGCCCTGCTCACCGCGCTCGCCGACCAGGTGCTGGCAGAGGTGGCCCCGCCCCCGGCCCGGGCGCGCTGGGATCGACGGCTCCAACGGCTCGCCGTCGACCTGCGGTCCACCGTGCTCGCGGTCACCGATGGCGCCGCACTCCTCTCGGTGGGCCAGGCGGGCGGGCAGTCCACCGCGGTGATCGGTGAGCACCTGGAGGCGGCGGCCCGCCTGGGTGGATTGTCCGAACGTGACGCCGGTGCCACGCGGACCGCGATCTGGCAGCTGGTCATCGGGCTGGGCATCGAGCAGCAGACCCGCTCCCGGATGGCCGGACTCGATCCCGCCGCGCTGCCCGGCCGCGACTTCGACCAGGAGTTCACCGACGGACTCGGCCTCGTGCTGGACGGTGCCCGCCACCGTGCCGGGACAGCGGGCACACCGGGCTGAGCCGCCCGGGCCCAGTCGGTCGGCGTGCTCGAGCCACACGGAAACCGGGCCGGTCGCGGTGGCGCGACCGGCCCGGTCCGGTCAACTCACTGATAGGTGATATCGGATGCGGAGTAGATGCAGTTCTTCCCGTCCGGTCCGGTGCCGACCTTCTTGGATTCTCCGTCGCCCTTCTTGACACCGTTGTACTTGTCGCAGATGGAGACCTTCTTGTTCTTGTCGCCCACGAGCGTGACCCCGCTCAGCCGCGCGGTGTCACCGTAGTTCACATTGATGCTGACGACATTGCTCGCCGACATCTCGATGCGCACGTTCTCCACCCGGACGTGCCGGGTCTGCGGATTGTTGCTGCAGTTCCCGCAGGTGCGGACCAGTTTGCCGATGCCCTGCGCGGCGAAATTGCGGACGATCATCGTGCCGGGGGCGTTGTGCTGGAACACCTTGTCGCTCGCGCTCAGCGCGCCCCCGCCGTCGATGGTCATCGTCTGCGAGGCCGAGGTGCCCTTGAAGGTCGCGGCATCTTCGCCGACGTCCTCCCACCACACGTTGCGCAACGTGCAGGTGCCGAGGCAGTGCACGCCATCCGCGCCCGGCTTCCCGATGATCACGTTGGCCAGAGTCGCTCCGTCTGCGAGCTCGAAAACCGCCTTCTGGCTCTCGTCGCCACCGCCGCCACCCAGGCCTTCCGGGATGACCTTCTTCATCCCGTAGTCCCGCGTGCCGGAGAACTTGACGGTGCTCGTCACGGTTTCCTGGCCGTTCGCGGGCGGTACGCTCAACGCGTGCGCCGGCTGAGCGAGCACGACAAAAGATGTTGCCGCGACAATGCCCGCGAAACCGGTCGAAAGAACATTGCGCCACCACTTCGTGGTCATCGAACCTCCTATTGTGCTCCCTGTGATTTGGCTATCCCCACAAGGGAGAGCGGATTCATCGAAGCAGCCGGCTCCGCAGAGGACGCTACGCGAGGAAAGCGCTTTCTGCAAGGCCTCGATGTGCGGTTGCCAAGGTGGGGCACCCGACAACAGTGGCCGGGTGGCGGTGGTGCCGCGCCGGTCGGAATTGTCAAAGCGGTGCGCTGAATAGTGCACCTCGTCGTCCCTATGGTCGGTGCTGTGTGGCCGGTCATCAGGTCGTGGGCTGACCGGCCCCCGTACCGGCGAAATGTGCCGGCACAACCCTTCGAGGACGCACGAGGAGACGGAATGAATCGATCCGCTGCATGGCGAGTCCCCGCGCTCGTGGCGGCGCTGGCCGTCGCGACCACGACCGGTGTGGTCCTGCCGATGTCCCCGGCGTCGGCGGCGGCCGGCGCCGCGACCGGCTACGCCTCCCAGAACGGCGGGACCACCGGCGGTGCGGGCGGGAGCACGGTCCGGGCCACCACCGGGACCCAGATCCACGAGGCCCTGTGCGGCCGGGCCGAGAGCGACACCCCCATCACCATCGAGGTGGAGGGGACCATCAACCACGGCAACACCAGCAAGGTCTCCGGCGACAGCTGCGAAACCGCGGCGAACGTGATCGAGCTCAAGCGGATCAGCAACGTCACGATCATCGGCGTCGGCAGCGGAGCGGTCTTCGACCAGCTGGGCATCCACATCCGTGAGTCCAGCAACATCATCATCCGGAACGTGACCGTGCAGAACGTCAAGAAGTCGGGTTCCCCCACGTCCAACGGCGGAGACGCGATCGGGATGGAGAGCGGCGTCCGCAACGTCTGGGTCGACCACACCACCCTGCGGGCTTCGGGCGGGGAGTCAGAGGGCTACGACGGCCTGTTCGACATGAAGAACAACACCCAATACGTGACCCTGTCCTACAGCATTCTGCGGGACTCCGGCCGCGGCGGACTGGTCGGCTCCAGTGAGAGCGATCGCTCGAACGGGTTCATCACCTACCACCACAACGTCTACCAGAACATCGACTCCCGCGCCCCGCTACTGCGTGGTGGCATCGCCCACATGTACAACAACCACTACGTGAGCCTTCACGAATCCGGCATCAATTCCCGGGCCGGAGCTCGCGCCAAAGTGGACAACAACTACTTCCAGAACTCCCACAACGTCCTGGGCACCTTCTACACCGACCAGGCCGGGTACTGGCAGGTCAGCGGCAACACCTTCGACAACGTGACCTGGTCCGGCCCGGACAGCGAAACCAACCCCGCCGGCCCCGACCCCAAGTCCACCACCACGGTCGGCATTCCCTACAGCTACCAGCTGGACCAGACCAACTGCGTGCCGAACATCGTGAGCCGGACGGCAGGCGACCGCACGGGCATGAAGGAATCCGACGGCGCCTGCTAGATGAGTGCCTCGGACGGCCGGCTACTGGTGTCCCGGCGTTGCCGCCGGGACACCAGTAGCGTGGGACGGGCCGGCTCAGCCGGAGCGCGTCACGGGTAGCTGACGACGTTCTGCGCTGTCCCTCCGTTGGAGCTGTCGGCGCGGGGGCCGGTGTCGTTGACGACCGAGTTGATCGAGCCGCTGCCGTCGAGGAACACCGTGAGCAGGCTGGTCAGCTGCACACCGGGGGTGCGGGGCACGCGGAACGACATCCGGGACTGGATGTCGACCCCCTGGTTGAAGAAGCTGTAGCTGCCCAGGCCCCAGCCGCGGAACGTGGTCACGCCCGGCGCGACCTCCAGGGCCGGGTAACCGGGGTTGGCTCCGTCTTCCTGCCACGCGGCCTGGCTCGGCGGGTCGTAGGGGCGCTCGTTCTGGTACATGACCACGCGCCCGCGCTCGCCGCGCCAGATCGTCTCGGTTTTCTGGTAGTGCTCCACGAACAGTCCGTTGGCGCTGACGTCGTGGCCGTTGATGACGGCCCCGTGGTCGGCGGTGTTGCGGTCCCAGCCGATGCCGGTGCCGTGGTCGCCGCGCCAGAGCCAGGTGTGGTCCAGCAGCACGTTCGAGGCGTTGACCTCCAGGCTGGTGGTGGCCTTGCCCTCCAGGGTGCCGCCGATGCGCACGAACACGTCCTGGAGCACCACCGGGTTGCCGGTGCCGCCGCATTCACAGGTGCCGCCCGGGCGGCCGACCTGCACCAGCACCGGCGAGTTGACCGGCCCGGCGTCGACGGTGAAGCCGTGCAGCTTCACCCCGGCCACGTCGTCGACGGTCACCGCGGCGTTGCCGGCCTGGGGCGTGACGGTCGGCATGCCGAGACCCAGCACCAGGGTGTCCGGCCGGGTGACCCGGATGGGCTCGGAGTAGCGGTAGGTGCCGGGGGAGAGCAGGAGGTGGCGGCCCTCGGCCAGCGCCTGGTTCACCTGCGCGATGCCGGTGGCCGGCGTGGCGACGAGGAAGTCGCCGAGGCCGATGGCCCGCTCGCCGGTGTCACCCCTGGTGGGGCCCACCGAGTCGCGGCGCACCGCGGGGACGCGCACGGTGTAGCTGCCGCCCGAGCGGGTCAGGTACGGCTCCTCCATCGACACCGGCGTGGTGTTCAGGGTGGTGTAGGGCTGGGCGCCCGGCACCCCGAAGCTGGTGGCCGGGGCACCCGGCGTACCGGCGAACACCTGGTTCCACACGCCGTTGCTCCAGCTGCTCAGCTCGCTGTTGCGCACCAGGAACTGCTGCTGGGAGCCGCTGACCACCTCGCCGCGGAAGCGGGAGTCGGCGATGAAGCCGCCGCTGGCGTACCACGGGCCGTCCCCGCAGTAGTCCATCAGGGACAGCTTGCCGTTGACGTCGACCCGGCGCATCGGCGCGGCCTGGGACACCGCCCAGAAGTTCGTCGCCGCCCGGCAGCCCTCCCCGCCCGCCACGTTGATGGTCAGGTTGGCCATCGAGCGCCAGAAGTTGGTCAGCGCGATGCAGTTGCCCGTGCCGTTGACCTGGCACTGGTTGTAGACGCTGACCCGGCCGTTGATCTGCACGTCACCGGGCTGGGCGCCGAGGCCGGCCACCTCCGTGTAGTAACCGACCCGGATCTCCAGGGGCTGCTGCGGGGTGCCGTAGCTGCCCGGTTCGAACAGCAGGGCGTAGCGGCCGGGGCCGAACTCGGCGCCTACCTGCTGGTTGGCGATGGCGTCCACGGTGGCCTGGATGTCGGCCTGGGCCATGCCCGGGTTGAACACATAGACGTTCGCGCCGAGTTCCGGCGCGTTGGGCGGGATCGGTGCCTGCGCCACCGACCGCGCCGCGGTGGTCGCGGGGTCTGCGGTGGCTGGCGCGGCGGTGATCAGCGAGCCGGTGACCAGCACGGACACCACCGCGCCGAGCAGTGCGGTGGACTTGCGCCGGCGGGCGCGCGGGGGTGTTCGGTGGGGAGGGGAAAAGGAGTGCAACAGAATTCTCCTTACCGGCCTGGGGAGGACCGTGGATGACGGCTGACCCGGCGTGCGCGTCACTCCGTCGTGAGCGGGGAGATGTGCACCACACTCTGGGTGGTGCCGCCGTAGTACAACACACGCGCTCACTCAGGACGATCCGTCGATCCGGCGATCTACCAGCACAGCCGGTGACGACAAGATCGCCGATCGGTCGTCGACCCCTGCTCGCCAGAGCAGGAGGCGCTCCTGATCCACAGTGGACTGCCATCCGGCCAACGGTCAGCGTTCGAGCATGCCGTCGTCCGTCCATTCGAGTGCGTGCTCCTGGACGAATTCGGCGAAGGTGCGGGGTGGCCGGCCGGTCAGGGTCAGCACCGCGGTGCTGACTCGATCTTCCCGGCCGGTCCTGATGCCGTCCTCAACCGCGGCGAGGGCGGCGGCGAACGCGGCGGGCAGGCCGGCTGCCCGGTAGCCCGCCGCCTGCTCGTCGGCTCCGATCGATACCACTCGGACCGGCCGTCCCGTGTGCGCGGTGATGATCGACGCCGCGTCCCGGTAGCTCAACGCCTTCGGCCCGGTGAGCAGGTAGTCGTGCTGGTCAGCGAACTCGACGCCGGGCTCCGCCAGGAGAGCGGAGGCGGCGGCCGCGATGTCCCGCGCGTCGATCCAGCCCACTCGGCCGTCCTCGGCGGCGGTGCGGATCTCGCCGTGCCGCCGGATCCGCTCGCCGACCGGGTGCGGGCTCAGGAAGTTCTGCATGAACCCGGACGCGCGCAGCACGACCCACCCCGGCCGGGCCTGCACCTGCGCGGCCATTTCCAGCGCGCCGGGAGCGTTCGGCAGCACGATGGCGGAGCCGAGGAGCACCACCCGGCGCACACCGAGGCGTTGCGCCTGGGCCAGGAACGGCTCGACCAGCGGCAGCGGGTCCACGGCGTTCACCGGAGGCACCAGGAAGATCCGGTCCACCCCGCGCAGCGCGGCCGGGTGGGTGGCCGGGTCAGCCCAGTCGAACCGGACCGCGTCAGGATCACCGGCGGGCGGGTTGCGGCTGGCCACGCGGACCGCCACTCCGTCGCCGCGGAGCAGTCGCACCAGCTCGCTGCCGGTCTTCCCGGTGCCGCCGGTCACCAGCACACCGGTCATCGGCCGGTCCCCGGGCGCAGCGAATCGAGCAGTTCGGGCAGCGCCCCGGCTGCCGCAGCGTTGGCCAGCGGATTCCAGTAGTCCCGGAAGTGAATGATCAACCCGTCCCGGACGGTGATCACCACGATGTAGTCCATCCGATAGGCCTCTCCGGTGCGCACCGAGTGCCCGTTCGCGTGGTACTCCACCACAGCGGTGTCCGCCCGTTCCGTGGTGTGCACGGTGATCGCGGGGATCTCCCGCACGTCGAACACCTCCGGGAAACCGGTCAGGTAGGCGCGGACCTCT from the Amycolatopsis magusensis genome contains:
- a CDS encoding pectate lyase family protein; this translates as MNRSAAWRVPALVAALAVATTTGVVLPMSPASAAAGAATGYASQNGGTTGGAGGSTVRATTGTQIHEALCGRAESDTPITIEVEGTINHGNTSKVSGDSCETAANVIELKRISNVTIIGVGSGAVFDQLGIHIRESSNIIIRNVTVQNVKKSGSPTSNGGDAIGMESGVRNVWVDHTTLRASGGESEGYDGLFDMKNNTQYVTLSYSILRDSGRGGLVGSSESDRSNGFITYHHNVYQNIDSRAPLLRGGIAHMYNNHYVSLHESGINSRAGARAKVDNNYFQNSHNVLGTFYTDQAGYWQVSGNTFDNVTWSGPDSETNPAGPDPKSTTTVGIPYSYQLDQTNCVPNIVSRTAGDRTGMKESDGAC
- a CDS encoding DinB family protein, producing the protein MVSEYAQSDQFRGARIHLCNLDGLEIRDCEVNGLKIVDCYGSDVYLGGDFERLVVNDVDVTAYVEAELDRRQPARALAREAASPEDYRAAWDAIEAQWAATLDRAGLLPEAALHEQVNGEWSFVQTQRHLLMAGDAWLGNAVLEEDTPYHPLGLPYGGMPPDVAAKLGFTLEATPTLDEVLAPRLARMATMRRVVDELTEAELDRVCGRKPADPYPDQEYVVRRCLKVVLKEEAEHHRYAVRDLAVLEAGVPEPR
- a CDS encoding pectate lyase, yielding MTTKWWRNVLSTGFAGIVAATSFVVLAQPAHALSVPPANGQETVTSTVKFSGTRDYGMKKVIPEGLGGGGGDESQKAVFELADGATLANVIIGKPGADGVHCLGTCTLRNVWWEDVGEDAATFKGTSASQTMTIDGGGALSASDKVFQHNAPGTMIVRNFAAQGIGKLVRTCGNCSNNPQTRHVRVENVRIEMSASNVVSINVNYGDTARLSGVTLVGDKNKKVSICDKYNGVKKGDGESKKVGTGPDGKNCIYSASDITYQ
- a CDS encoding nuclear transport factor 2 family protein; the protein is MRRLLDLVLAKDMDAVADLWAEDGTAEFPFASGASPRRLAGREEVRAYLTGFPEVFDVREIPAITVHTTERADTAVVEYHANGHSVRTGEAYRMDYIVVITVRDGLIIHFRDYWNPLANAAAAGALPELLDSLRPGTGR
- a CDS encoding TetR/AcrR family transcriptional regulator C-terminal domain-containing protein, encoding MAVELDGRPSALYWHFASKQALLTALADQVLAEVAPPPARARWDRRLQRLAVDLRSTVLAVTDGAALLSVGQAGGQSTAVIGEHLEAAARLGGLSERDAGATRTAIWQLVIGLGIEQQTRSRMAGLDPAALPGRDFDQEFTDGLGLVLDGARHRAGTAGTPG
- a CDS encoding NAD(P)H-binding protein → MTGVLVTGGTGKTGSELVRLLRGDGVAVRVASRNPPAGDPDAVRFDWADPATHPAALRGVDRIFLVPPVNAVDPLPLVEPFLAQAQRLGVRRVVLLGSAIVLPNAPGALEMAAQVQARPGWVVLRASGFMQNFLSPHPVGERIRRHGEIRTAAEDGRVGWIDARDIAAAASALLAEPGVEFADQHDYLLTGPKALSYRDAASIITAHTGRPVRVVSIGADEQAAGYRAAGLPAAFAAALAAVEDGIRTGREDRVSTAVLTLTGRPPRTFAEFVQEHALEWTDDGMLER